Genomic window (Nitrosopumilus sp.):
ATTATTACTACAAGTGGATCCTATTTTAGGACTGTAGATGGTAGTGGGCCCGAAGGTTCCCGTTTTCTCCAGTATTCGAAACCCCTAATCTAATTAACTTTTTCAAGATTTCAAGTCTGTTACGTTGTTATATTTTATAATGTTTTAGTTAGAAAGAAAACTGTGGAGCAGAGAAAGAAGACCTAACAAAAGACCTAGGACATATCATACAAACAACATGAAGAATTATGTACAGTTTAAGGAAAGGCCTGAAAAGTTTGCAAAATACCTCAAAGATGAGAAAGGAGTCGACATTACTGGAAACTCTAGAATTGGGAATGCATTCTTGATTTTTGGTGTAGTGATGATTGCAATCTTTGGTGGATTGTGGTTGTATAACTATTACAAAAATGGAAACGACAATAACACAGTAAACAGATACTGATGTTGGAAAAGCAGTTAGAACTAGCTGCTTTTCTGATATTTTTTATCAATTCGGTGGAATGAACTATCAATTCGGAGACAGCGATTATCAATTCGGTATCAATTCGGAGATTTTGTTGAAACTTTTCCGAAACTACCGATAAATTGCCGATAGAAAGTCTGATCGTAGTTGATAATTTTGAAAAGTTTTTTCACATTTAGACAATAATCTTCAAAAAAAATCATAAAAAGTAACGAAAAACACTTTATGAGACATTACGCCCCTTTATATGACAGACTGATCCATCTAAGGTAGAATGATTTTTGGAATACTGTTCAATTCACAGCCGTACGGCTTCATCTCTCTGGGCTCAATTAATGAATGATTATACGTGTACATGTGATTGCGGTTGCAAGAATACGTCCGGCGAATATCTCTGTCATGATTGTTTAATTGGCCTGTGCAAGACTGCTGAAATTAAAAAAATGGTGATTGCATAGATGAGGCCAAGGTACAGGCGAACGTACTATTCGTTTTATCTTTCCAGCGCGGTTTCAATAATTGCCCTCACATGGGGATTTTCATTATGACCATAAAAGAAGAAATTGTATTTGAGGACAATTTTTCAGTGTTAGATGACAGTATTGATAATTCTAATAGAGCCATGAATCCCTCAGATTATCTAGTTGCATTTTCTGGACAAACCAAAAGTTATTGTGTTGGACTAGTTGACATGGTAGGATCTACAAAGATTGCAGCCACTATTGGAAATGAAAAGATCCCAAGGTACTACCAAATATTTCTAAACTCCATGGCAAAGATTCTGACCAGGTTTGGCGGTTTTGTGATAAAAAATGTTGGGGATTGCCTGATATACTATTTTCCAGAGTCATCAAAATCAACTAGAAAATATGGATTCATGTCATGTATAGAGTGCAGTCTTGCAATGCTTGAATACCATGATAAAATATGCGAAAGACTGGCCAGAGAAGGATTACCTCCTGTGAATTATAGAATCAGTGCTGATTACGGATCTGTAGTTTTGATGAAGTCAAACACTTCTGAATCCTTAGATATGATTGGATCGCCTGTAAACATGTGCTCAAAGATAAACTATGCTGCCACAAAAAATTGTTCCGTGATAGGAGGGGATCTTTATCGCATGGTAAAAAAATTTGATGATTACAAATTCAAGGAAGTAAAAGGATTCTCAATTGGATTGAAGTATTCATACCCTGTATATGAGATTCAAAGGAAATGATTTTGATATCAGACATATTTCAACTTGGACAATATATGATGTGATAAGGATGGAAACTTTGACAGATGCTCAATTAACGACAGATAGAGTTTATCTTAAATTAATGGGTGTTTATTATTGATAATAGATACCGAGAACAAGGATGTGGGAAATGGTGATACTGTCTCATCATTTCATTCTGAAGAGATTAAAAGGTATTTAGATAATGGGAACATGGAATCTTGGTATTACACACATGAAAATTATGCAAATCCGATTCTGCAAAGGAAAGTTTAGTTATTAATTTTTTGTATAATTTCTTTTGTATTGATTATTCTTTACTTTGTTTTGCTAAAAAATCCATAAACAATTCCCCTCCCGGATTGATAAATCCAGATACCGGAATGATAGAAAATTCTACCGGAATGTTGGAAGAGAATACCGGAATGATAAATGAAACTAATGATGCAAAATACACTATAAATTGAAGAAGAAAGCGGAGCAAGGAAAGGGGACCTGACAAAAACCCTAGGGTGTATCGTGCAAGCAGTATGAGAAATTTGAGTCAGTTTAATGCAAGACCCGAAGAGTTCACAAAATATCTTAAGGATGAAAAAGGTCTTGACCTTACTGGAAATTTTAACATTGTAAAGTTGATGGCAGTATTTACAGGATTAGTATTTGCAGGACTTGGCGGATGGTGGTTACACAATTATTTTAAAATCAAAAAGAGTGTAAACTACAGACACTGACATTAGAAAAATAGTTAGAAATGACTACTCCAATATTTTTTTATTTATTTGACTTAAACAACTATCAATTCGGTGATGTAACTTATCAATTCGGTTTCGGAGATTATCAATTAGGAGTAATAATTTATCAATTCGGTAAAATGTTCCGAAAGTTTGAACGATTATGCCTATCTTTTCGGTATCAATTTGGTGTTAATTTATCAATTCGATATATCAAGAAAGAATCTACCAAACTTGAAGAGTACAGTATTGTCGGCATAGATGATAGAGGTATATGAAATATCTCGATCTTAGAGAAGGGATTTAGAGATAACGATACTCCATTTCAAAAAAGGAGATTCTAGATAATATATTAAAGAAGAAAAA
Coding sequences:
- a CDS encoding adenylate/guanylate cyclase domain-containing protein produces the protein MTIKEEIVFEDNFSVLDDSIDNSNRAMNPSDYLVAFSGQTKSYCVGLVDMVGSTKIAATIGNEKIPRYYQIFLNSMAKILTRFGGFVIKNVGDCLIYYFPESSKSTRKYGFMSCIECSLAMLEYHDKICERLAREGLPPVNYRISADYGSVVLMKSNTSESLDMIGSPVNMCSKINYAATKNCSVIGGDLYRMVKKFDDYKFKEVKGFSIGLKYSYPVYEIQRK